From Mercenaria mercenaria strain notata chromosome 17, MADL_Memer_1, whole genome shotgun sequence, the proteins below share one genomic window:
- the LOC123536054 gene encoding uncharacterized protein LOC123536054 → MAAHPPSYTPTHSPDVYTLATSKQVLVSKDPVYVRKDVVNGNYIGRQPENYMLISILLCVLNPLCGPIALIFAIMSDRAYRRADIRYAQKWGSYAITSCMCIFIFTVILYIAIAFAVSPIGINGGHSLGA, encoded by the exons ATGGCAGCACATCCACCATCTTACACACCAACACATTCCCCCGATGTGTACACTCTTGCAACTTCAAAACAAGTCCTCGTAAGCAAAGACCCGGTGTATGTACGCAAGGATGTTGTCAATGGCAACTACATTGGAAGACAGCCAGAAAACTACATGTTAATATCAATATTGTTATGTGTGTTGAACCCTCTTTGTGGACCAATTGCTCTTATATTTGCAA TCATGTCAGATCGAGCATACAGACGGGCGGACATTAGATATGCACAGAAGTGGGGAAGCTACGCAATTACGTCATGCATGTGTATATTCATCTTTACCGTGATCCTTTACATTGCCATCGCGTTTGCCGTAAGTCCTATAGGAATAAACGGAGGACACAGTTTGGGGGCATAG